From the genome of Vicia villosa cultivar HV-30 ecotype Madison, WI linkage group LG2, Vvil1.0, whole genome shotgun sequence, one region includes:
- the LOC131650248 gene encoding uncharacterized protein LOC131650248 codes for MIINGEIEVHIEEQDVSSEKEFWKNALIMYAIGEELSMNAVKRFMLNTWNVVTLPDLYYNEEGYFLVRFRNEEDKTAVLMRGPYTIYKKPILLHEWNPRFTLQDDILRILPIWVMFPQLPLVYWGDRSIGKIASAIGKSLLTDECTAKKLRVSYARVLIEVDVTKELKQHITIRDPTGEKVSQQVEYEWEPPYCNQCNKVGHRCNPKKEITKKVYVQKEPTIAAEKEVPTVVENPVPDPDIQQVEKGKAIAVEETWTIARPAGKNRGTRSSPTRIDCTNRFDILVQGWNQQVWDIKMLENTDQFVHCEAYKENGDFSHYLTSIYAQNQLIHRKKLWEDIQNVGSIINRPWIIIGDYNNVLKITDRIGGNEVQEAEYRDLEQMMENLGLYEHETKGDHFTWFNKQSQGPIYSRIDRALCNSFWFATFPDCVIEVMRSHISDHAPLKVNMVNQHGYVKKKRRFQFLNCVTVREDYMNKLSDSWQQPMGGNPMYKLWRKLIRL; via the exons ATGATAATAAATGGAGAAATTGAAGTTCacattgaggaacaagatgtGAGTTCAGAGAAAGAATTCTGGAAAAATGCCCTTATCATGTATGCAATAGGGGAGGAATTGTCAATGAATGCAGTCAAGAGGTTCATGCTTAATACCTGGAACGTTGTGACGCTCCCGGACTTGTATTACAACGAGGAAGGTTATTTCTTGGTTAGGTTCAGGAATGAGGAAGATAAGACAGCAGTGCTAATGCGAGGGCCTTATACGATCTACAAGAAACCTATTCTATTACATGAATGGAACCCCAGGTTTACACTGCAAGATGACATACTGAGAATACTCCCAATTTGGGTAATGTTCCCACAATTGCCTTTGGTCTATTGGGGAGACAGGAGTATAGGAAAGATTGCGAGTGCAATTGGAAAGTCGTTGTTGACTGATGAATGCACAGCCAAGAAACTTCGAGTATCGTATGCTAGGGTGCTAATAGAAGTGGATGTTACCAAAGAGTTGAAGCAGCACATCACAATTAGAGATCCTACTGGAGAAAAAGTTTCACAACAGGTTGAGTATGAATGGGAACCTCCATACTGCAACCAATGCAACAAAGTGGGGCATCGATGCAATCCAAAGAAAGAGATAACTAAGAAGGTCTATGTGCAGAAAGAACCTACAATTGCAGCGGAGAAAGAGGTACCTACAGTTGTAGAGAACCCTGTACCTGATCCAGACATTCAACAAGTGGAGAAAGGAAAGGCAATAGCAGTTGAGGAAACTTGGACTATAGCTAGACCTGCAGGAAAAAACAGGGGCACTAGATCTAGTCCAACAAGAATAGATTGCACAAATAGATTTGACATCTTGGTACAAG GATGGAACCAACAAGTTTGGGACATTAAAATGCTAGAGAATACTGACCAGTTTGTGCACTGTGAGGCTTACAAGGAGAATGGAGACTTCTCTCACTACTTAACATCCATATATGCCCAGAACCAGTTGATCCATAGAAAGAAACTGTGGGAGGACATTCAGAATGTGGGGAGCATAATTAATAGACCTTGGATCATCATTGGCGATTACAATAATGTGCTGAAAATCACTGACAGGATTGGTGGGAATGAGGTCCAAGAAGCTGAATACAGAGACTTGGAGCAGATGATGGAGAACCTTGGACTATATGAACATGAAACTAAAGGAGATCACTTTACTTGGTTTAATAAGCAAAGTCAGGGACCAATCTACTCAAGAATTGACAGAGCTCTATGCAATAGTTTTTGGTTTGCTACTTTCCCTGATTGTGTAATTGAAGTTATGAGGTCTCATATCTCAGACCATGCCCCTCTGAAAGTTAATATGGTTAATCAGCATGGGTATGTaaagaagaagagaagatttCAATTCTTGAATTGTGTAACTGTGAGAGAGGATTACATGAACAAGTTGAGTGATAGCTGGCAGCAACCCATGGGTGGTAATCCAATGTATAAACTCTGGAGAAAGTTGATTAGGCTCTAA